Within the Candidatus Eisenbacteria bacterium genome, the region CCCCTCCTCGACCGCCGCGCGGGTCGCGTGGAGGGCGTCCTCGACGCGCGCCTTCTTCTCCTTCATCTCGGTCTCGGTCGCGGCGCCGACGTTGATCACCGCCACGCCGCCGGCGAGCTTCGCGAGCCGCTCCTGGAGCTTCTCGCGGTCATAGTCGGAGGTCGTGTTCTCGATCTCGCGGCGGATCGTCTCCACGCGGCCCTGAATGTCGGTCTTCTTGCCGCCCCCCTCGACGATCGTCGTGTTCTCTTTGTCGACGGTGATCCGCTTCGCCGTTCCGAGATCGCCGGTCGAAATGTTCTCGAGCTTGATGCCGAGGTCCTCGGAGATCATCTGGCCGCCGGTCAGGATCGCGATGTCTTGGAGCATCGCCTTGCGGCGGTCTCCGAACCCGGGCGCCTTCACGGCCGCGACCTGGAGGGTGCCGCGGATCTTGTTCACGACGAGGGTCGCGAGCGCCTCGCCCTCGACGTCCTCGGCGATGATGAGGAGCGGACGCCCGGTCTGCGCGACCTTCTCCAACAGCGGAAGAAGATCCTTGAGGTTCGAAATCTTCTTCTCGTGGATCAAGAGGTACGCGTCCTGGAGCACGCACTCCATCGTTTCCGGATTCGTCACGAAGTAGGGAGAGAGGTAGCCGCGGTCGAACTGCATCCCCTCGACCACGTCGAGCGTCGTCTCGATCCCCTTTGCCTCCTCGACCGTGATCGTGCCGTCCTTTCCGACCTTGTCCATCGCGTCCGCGATGATCGAGCCGATCTCCGTGTCCGAGTTCGCCGAGATCGTGGCGACCTGCGAGATCTCCAAGCGATCCTTCACCTTCTTGGAGAGCTTGCCGAGCTCCTCGACCACCGTGCGCACCGCGGCGTCGATCCCGCGCTTCAGGGCCATCGGGTTCGAGCCGGCGGTGATATTCTTGAGGCCCTCGCGGTAGATCGCCTCGGCGAGAACCGTGGCGGTGGTCGTGCCGTCCCCCGCGACATCGCTCGTCTTCGAGGCGACCTCGCGCACCATCTGCGCGCCCATGTCCTCGTAGGGGTCCTTCAGCTCGATCTCCTTGGCGACCGTCACGCCGTCCTTGGTGATGACCGGCGAGCCGAACTTCTTGTCGAGGACGACGTTCCGGCCCTTCGGTCCGAGCGTGACCTTCACCGCGGCCGCGAGCTGCTCCACGCCCGAAAGGATCGCGCGGCGCGCGTCCTCATGGAACTTCAACTGCTTGGCAGCCATGTTTCTCTCTTCCTTTCTTTACTCGATGATCCCGTAGACATCGTCCTCGCGGAGGATGATGTACTCCTCGCCTTCCAACTTGAGATCGGTTCCGGCGTACGAAGAGAAGAGGATCCGATCCCCGCTCTTCAGCTGGATCGGCACTCGCTTCCCGTCCTTGTCCTTCGCGCCCTCGCCGATGGCGACCACGCGACCCTGGTTCGGCTTCTCCTTGGCGGTGTCGGGAATGATGATCCCGCCCTTCGTCTTTTCCTCCGCATCGAGACGCTTCACGAGAATCCGATCGTTGAGAGGTTTGATCTTCATCCCATCTGCTCCTTTCCCTGCGAGCGGACCCTCCGCCCGCGCTTCTCAATTAAGACCTTCCGCGATGACTCTTCAGGAGACTCTTGCGCGCTGAGCAGAACCCATCCTGAGCCGAGCGATGCGGATGCAAGAGGCGTTCCTCTGAAGGCCCCGTCCACAACATCCTACAATCAAAGCACATGGAAGCTAGCACTCTCGATGGGCGAGTGCAAGATTTTTTTTCCTGCCGAAATGACAGGAACGAGCGCCGGTTCGAGGTGGCGGCCCGCCCATGTAACCTTCATAAAAAACGAGAGGTTGCGAGCATTCTTCCGATGGCGGGTCTGTCAATCGGGCGGGATCCAGGAGCCCCCGCTTCGGGCGCACGCGTCGGCGAGCGCCACCGCCGCCCGGCCGTCCGCGATCGTGATCGGCGGCCGAGTCGCGCCGCGCGAGACGCGAAGGAAGTCGAGAAGAACCGGGATGAGCGTCCCCGGAACGTGCGGGAAGGGGACCGACCGGCTCTTGCGGCCCTCGATCCTCTCGAGAGAGGGGGGGGTGCGCGAAGCGACAAGGATCCCCCCCTCGCCCACCACCTCGATCGACTCCCGGCGCGAGCTCCCCCAGCGGCTCATGTCGATCACCGCGCGCGCACCCGAGCGCGAGCGGAGAACCGCCGTGTACGCGTCGTCGATTCGCGACCCGCGCACGAAGCGCCGCTCGCACCAGACTTCCGCGATCGGACCGATGAGGAAAGGGAGAAGATCGAAATAGTGCACACCCGAATCGAGAAGGGCGCCGCCGTCGTCGAGGCGATCGCTGAAGACCCCCTTCTCGTGCGTCCGGTCCTCGGATCGAAGAGAGAAGAGCACTTCTCGCACGGGCGCGATGCTCGGAAGCGCGTCGAGAAGACCAAGAATCGGGCCCTCGTAGCGGCTCGTCTGGCCGACCATCACCTCGATGCCGGAGCGCTCCGCCGCGCGCGCGATCCGATCGCACGAGGCCGGATCGGGAGCGAGGGGCTTCTCGACGAGAACCGGCTTGCGGGCGTCGGCCGACGCCTCCACCGCCTCGGCGTGATGCGCCGCGGGGGTGACCACGAGAAGCGCGTCGACCGACGGATCGCGGGCGAGCGAGCGGACATCCTCGTGAAACGCGACCCCCCACTCCTTCGCCTGCTCGCGGCCGAGCGCGACCTCGCGCCGCGCAATCGCGGCGAGGCGCGCCCCGGGAACCTCACCCCGGAGAAGGTGGCGGGCGTAGCGGGCGCCGTGCCGGCCGAGCCCCGCGAGCCCGAGACGAAGCTCTTTCAAGAGACCTCGCCCTCCTCGACGCGCACCCGGAGAAGATCCTCCGCCACGAGAATTTTACCATTAAAGAGATCGCGGCACGCGCCTGCGAGGTCGACCTCGTCGCTCTCCGGACCGAGGTGGACGAGCAGCATCCCCCTCACCTCCGCCTCGGCGGCGATCCGCGCCGCGTCGGCCGGCGCGAGGTGGAAGGGATCCTCCTCTCCCTCCGCGAGGCCGGCCTCGATGACGAGAAGCCCCGCGCCCCGCGCGAGGCGCACGAGCTCGGCGGATCGCCCGGTGTCGCCGGTGTAAACCGCCGCGTCCCCTTCCTCGGTGCGGATCGAGTAGGCGATCGCCGCGATCCCGTGGGGCACGGGCGCGTATCGAATCCGAACCGTTCCGAGGCTCTCCTCCCCCCGCTCTCCCTCGTGAACGACGAGCCGAAGGTTCTCGGTCTCTAGAAAAGGCGCGTGCACGAGGCGGAGCGATCGGACGAAGCTCGCGAACCCGGGCGGCCCGAAGAGGTGGAGCGTCGCCGGCTTTTCGCTCCCCTTCGCGTGGTTCCGGACGCGGAAGAGGAGCGGAACGAGGTCGGAGACGTGGTCGGGATGCACGTGCGTGACGAAGCACGCGGCGATGCGCTCGGGGGCCGACCCGGCCTTCGTCAGGGAATGAAACGTCCCCGCGCCGCAATCGAAAAGAAGATGAAGCCCGCCCGCCTCGACGAGGTGCCCCGGCGATCCGCGCCGTGCGCTGGCGTGGTGGTTGCCGCTCCCGAGAACCGTCCAGATGATCATCGATCCGCCTCCGGTCCCGTTTCCGCGGAAGATGGGTTCGCGGCGGGCGCGCGAGGAGTCGAGGTCCCGCCGCGTGTCTATGCGGAGGAATACGCGCCGCCTCCGCCCGTGTCAAGGCGCGCGGCGCGGGATCCGCGCGCATCCTCCGAGGTCTCGGTCGGGGCGCCCGGAGCTTCCTCTTCCATTTGCCCCACGCCTGCTTCCCGTCTATTCTCATGGCGGCGGTCCTCTCCCCCCGGAAAGGGACCTTCGCGATGTCGACCCGCTCACCTGTCCCCGCGCCTTTCCCCTACGACAAAGAAGGGGTCCGCTCCGGATACTACTCGGACGCCTACTTTCTCAACGCGGGAGCCATTCTCGACCGCCTGGTCGTCGACCACTACCGCTACGCGGGGAAATTCCCCGTTCTCCCCTCGGGGAGCGGCGCGGGGAGGGTCGCAGTCGGAACGATCGAGACCGAGATGCACTTCTTCACTCGGAGAAAGCCCTGGTCGGTCGTTTGCGGTATCAACCATTCCCTTCAGGTCCTTAAGGAATGCGCCGGAGGCGTGAACCGCCCGCGCCGCGTCTCCGCTCCCAGGATTCTCGACGCGGAGGCGGTTCCGGAAGGGACGCGCGTGATGCCGTGGGCGCCTGTCCTCGTCGTGCGCGGGGAGTACCGGCGGTACGGATATCTCGAGACCGTGCTTCTCGGCATCCTCTCGAGGGAGACGAAGATCGCGACGAACGTCTACCGGGCGCTCCGGGCGGCGCGCGGCAAGCCGATCTTCTTCTTCCCCGCGCGCTTCGATCTCCCCGAGGCGCAGAGGCTGGACGGATACGCGTATCGCCTCGCGGTCGAGCAGTACAACCGGGACTCCGGGCGGCAGGTGCAGCCGTACGTCTCCACGCAGGCGCAGGCCGAGCTCTGGGGCGGGCAGTCGAGCGGGACGGTCCCTCACGCGTACCTCCTCTGCTTCCTTCGCGACACGGCGGAGGCGATGGTCCAGTTCGCCCGCACGCTCCCGATCGCGGTGAAGAGGATCGCGCTCGTCGATGTGAACAACGACTCGATCGGCGATTCGATCCGCGCCGCGTCCGCCCTCTTCGAGGAGCACGAGAGGCGCATCCGGGCGGGGGATCGAGAGGGAGCGGAACGCTATCGTCTTTTCGCGGTGCGCGTCGACACAGCGGAGAGCCTCGTCGATGTCTCGCTCGGCAGGAGAGGGGAGCCGGGGGTGTCCCCCGATCTGATTCGAGCGCTCCGCCGGGCGCTCGACGAGGCGCCGGACCGCCTCGGATTCCGCGGAGACGAGCGGGAGCGCGCGCTCCGGTACTTCCGCTCCATCCGGATCGCCGCGACGGGAGGCTTCAACGAGGAGAAGATCCGCCATTTCGAAAGCCTCCGCGTCCCGGTCGACATCTACGGGATCGGGTCGTCATTCCTTCAGGAAAGAAACGATTTCACCGCCGACGTCCTCCGGGCGAAGGTCGGGGGGAAGTGGGTCCCGATGGCCAAGGTCGGCCGCCGGCCGAGGCGAAACTCGCAACTCGAGCGCGTCCGTTTCGGATGATCGATAAGCGAACGGTTCATTTCTCATGTACCCGATGCGGGCGCTGCTGCCGGGAGCCCGGGTACGTCTTCTTCTCGCCGTCCGACCGGCGGAGGGGGGCCCGGCATCTCGGCATCTCCGTTCGCGCGTTCAAACAACAGTATGGCGGGGATGAGGCGGGGACCGAGATCCGCGTGACGCGAAGGCGGCAGTGTCCGTTCTTCTCCGAAGAGGGGTGCGCGATCCATCCGGCGCATCCCGAGCAGTGCCGCACTTTCCCCTTCTGGCCGGAGATCGTCGAGTCAAAGGACGCTTGGAACCGCCGATCCCGCCGTTGCCCGGGGATGGGAAGGATCGGATAGCCCCCGCGAGTTCGAGACTCGGAGATTCGTGCGAGAGGGGTTACGTCGCCCGGCACGGAGAGCTCCTGCTTCCCGCACGGCGCTCCATCCTGTATCATTGCTTCAAATGTCCACCGACACGATCACCCTCTCGCCCCAGCAGAAGCGGGTCATCGAGCACCGGGGAAGCCACGTCCAGGTGATCGCCTGCGCGGGGTCGGGGAAGACGGAGTCCGTGTCCCGGCGGGTCGCGGCGCTCGTGAACGAGGGCGTGAGGCCGGAGTCGATCGTCGCCTTCACCTTCACGGAGCGAGCGGCCGGCGAGCTGAAGGAGCGGATCTACCAGAAGGTCGAGGAGGCGAAGGGCGCCGAGTTCCTCGGCCGCCTCGGGCCGATGTTCGTCGGGACGATCCACAGCTACTGCTTTCGGCTCCTCCAGACGCACGTCCCGAAGTACGGGAACTACGACGTGCTCGACGAGAACCGGCACGTCGGGCTCCTGTCGCGCGAGTTCAAGCGCCTCGGCCTCAGCCGACTCGGCCGCGGCGAGAAGCACTGGAAGCCGATCGCCGAGTTCGCCTGGACCGTCGATGTGATCGGGAACGAACGGATTGACGCGGACGATCTCGCGGGGACCCCGCTCGGCGAGTGCTACGAAGCCTACCTCGAGATGCTCGCCCGCTACCGGTTTCTCACGTTCAGCCGGATTATCTCGCAGGCGGTGGGGGTGCTCGGCGAAGAAGCCGTCTACAAGCGTGTGCACGGCCCGCTCCGCCACCTCATCGTCGACGAGTACCAGGACATCAATCCCGCGCAGGAGCGGCTGATCGAGCTTCTCTCCGCGAAGCCGGTCGAGCTCTGCGTGGTCGGCGACGACGACCAGTCGATCTACCAGTGGCGGGGATCGGACGTCGCGAACATTCTGAGCTTCGCCCGCCGCCGCCGGGGCTCGGAGCTGGTTCGCCTGGAGACGAACCGGCGAAGCCGTCCCGCGATCGTGAAAGCGGCGAACGCCTTCGCGAAGACGATCGAGGACCGCCTGCCGAAGGCGATGAAGCCGAAGCGCCCCGACGGCCCCAACCAGATGACCACCTGGTGCGCCGAGACCCCGCAGGAGGAAGCCGAGAAGATCGCCGAGACGATCGAGCGCCTGCGCGCCAGGGGCTATCGCTACCAGGACATCGGCGTCCTCTTCCGTTCCGTCCGCACCTCCGCGCCCGTCCTGATCGAGGCTCTGCGGGAGCGCGGCATCCCCCTCTCGTGCAGCGGCCGCACCGGCCTCTTCCTCATCCCGGAGATCAACCTCTTCGGAGAGATCCTCGCGTGGTTCGTCGATGAGGAGTGGCAGGACGAACGCTTCGGGCTGGCCCGCCCCGCCGATCTCGACAACATCGTCGCGGGGCTCGGCAAGCACTTCGGACGAAAGCGCGGCGAGATCCCCGGCCTCCGGAAGTTCCTCGAGGACTGGAAGAAGCTCCGCCTTCGCGGCACGCGTCCGGTCAGCCTCGTCGGCGACTTCTATAAGCTCCTCAACTTTCTCGGCGCGCACACGATCGACATCGACGAGCCGGAAGGAGCCGCGCGCTTCGGCGCGTTCGCCCGCTTCTCCGAGCTGCTCGCCGACTTCGAGCACGTGACCCGCCGTGGCTGCTACGTCGAGGAGCGCGGGAAGCGCGTCTTTCGCACCGGCCTCGATCGCGGGAAGGAGTACTATCGGCGGCTTTACAGCTACGTGCGCCACTACGCGCGCGACGCCTACGAGGACTTCGGGGGCGAGGACCACCAGGAGATCGACGCGGTCGACATCATTACGATCCATCAGGCGAAGGGGCTCGAGTGGCCGATCGTGTTTCTGCCGTCGCTGACGAGCCGCCGCTTCCCCCCCATGCGCGCGGGGAAGAAACGAGATTGGCTTCTCCCCGAGAGCGTCTTTCCCGAGGAGACGCGGCGCCGATACGAAGGCGGCGACACGGAGGAGCGCCGGCTCTTCTACGTGGCGATGACGCGCGCCCGCGACGCCCTCTATCTCTCCTACTTCGAGCACATCAAGCAGGACATGAAGCCCTCGCCCTACCTGGAGGAGGTGGGGAAGCGCAACGGCGGCATCCGGTCGTACACGAAGCTCCCGCTTCCCCCGAAACCGGAGAAGCTTCTCGAGCCGGAGATCCCTCCTCTCGAGATCAGCTTCTCGGAGATCGCGCACTTCGAGGAGTGCGGCCATCGCTATCGCCTCGCGTCGAACTTCGGGTTTCAGCAGGAGCTCGCCACCGAGCTCGGGTACGGCCGCGCGATCCACCACATCCTACGGAACATCGCGGAGAAGTCGCGGAGGAAGGGATCGACACCGACCGACCGAGAGATCCAGAAGATCATGGACGACGAGTTCTACCTCCCCTTCGCGCGGCGGCCGGAGTTCGTGCGGATGTCGCGCGCGGCGCGCGGGCTGGTCGGACGCTACCTCGCAAGCTAC harbors:
- the groL gene encoding chaperonin GroEL (60 kDa chaperone family; promotes refolding of misfolded polypeptides especially under stressful conditions; forms two stacked rings of heptamers to form a barrel-shaped 14mer; ends can be capped by GroES; misfolded proteins enter the barrel where they are refolded when GroES binds) gives rise to the protein MAAKQLKFHEDARRAILSGVEQLAAAVKVTLGPKGRNVVLDKKFGSPVITKDGVTVAKEIELKDPYEDMGAQMVREVASKTSDVAGDGTTTATVLAEAIYREGLKNITAGSNPMALKRGIDAAVRTVVEELGKLSKKVKDRLEISQVATISANSDTEIGSIIADAMDKVGKDGTITVEEAKGIETTLDVVEGMQFDRGYLSPYFVTNPETMECVLQDAYLLIHEKKISNLKDLLPLLEKVAQTGRPLLIIAEDVEGEALATLVVNKIRGTLQVAAVKAPGFGDRRKAMLQDIAILTGGQMISEDLGIKLENISTGDLGTAKRITVDKENTTIVEGGGKKTDIQGRVETIRREIENTTSDYDREKLQERLAKLAGGVAVINVGAATETEMKEKKARVEDALHATRAAVEEGIVPGGGVSYLRTIPAVKKLELTGDEKIGSEIIVRSLQEPIRQLANNAGVEGSLVVERVLREAKAVGYNVATDTYEDMMKAGVIDPTKVTRYALQNAASIAGLMLTTECLVAEIPEKEKAPAGPPGGGYGDMY
- the groES gene encoding co-chaperone GroES translates to MKIKPLNDRILVKRLDAEEKTKGGIIIPDTAKEKPNQGRVVAIGEGAKDKDGKRVPIQLKSGDRILFSSYAGTDLKLEGEEYIILREDDVYGIIE
- a CDS encoding Gfo/Idh/MocA family oxidoreductase, translated to MKELRLGLAGLGRHGARYARHLLRGEVPGARLAAIARREVALGREQAKEWGVAFHEDVRSLARDPSVDALLVVTPAAHHAEAVEASADARKPVLVEKPLAPDPASCDRIARAAERSGIEVMVGQTSRYEGPILGLLDALPSIAPVREVLFSLRSEDRTHEKGVFSDRLDDGGALLDSGVHYFDLLPFLIGPIAEVWCERRFVRGSRIDDAYTAVLRSRSGARAVIDMSRWGSSRRESIEVVGEGGILVASRTPPSLERIEGRKSRSVPFPHVPGTLIPVLLDFLRVSRGATRPPITIADGRAAVALADACARSGGSWIPPD
- a CDS encoding ribonuclease Z; this encodes MIIWTVLGSGNHHASARRGSPGHLVEAGGLHLLFDCGAGTFHSLTKAGSAPERIAACFVTHVHPDHVSDLVPLLFRVRNHAKGSEKPATLHLFGPPGFASFVRSLRLVHAPFLETENLRLVVHEGERGEESLGTVRIRYAPVPHGIAAIAYSIRTEEGDAAVYTGDTGRSAELVRLARGAGLLVIEAGLAEGEEDPFHLAPADAARIAAEAEVRGMLLVHLGPESDEVDLAGACRDLFNGKILVAEDLLRVRVEEGEVS
- a CDS encoding nicotinate phosphoribosyltransferase yields the protein MSTRSPVPAPFPYDKEGVRSGYYSDAYFLNAGAILDRLVVDHYRYAGKFPVLPSGSGAGRVAVGTIETEMHFFTRRKPWSVVCGINHSLQVLKECAGGVNRPRRVSAPRILDAEAVPEGTRVMPWAPVLVVRGEYRRYGYLETVLLGILSRETKIATNVYRALRAARGKPIFFFPARFDLPEAQRLDGYAYRLAVEQYNRDSGRQVQPYVSTQAQAELWGGQSSGTVPHAYLLCFLRDTAEAMVQFARTLPIAVKRIALVDVNNDSIGDSIRAASALFEEHERRIRAGDREGAERYRLFAVRVDTAESLVDVSLGRRGEPGVSPDLIRALRRALDEAPDRLGFRGDERERALRYFRSIRIAATGGFNEEKIRHFESLRVPVDIYGIGSSFLQERNDFTADVLRAKVGGKWVPMAKVGRRPRRNSQLERVRFG
- a CDS encoding YkgJ family cysteine cluster protein, yielding MIDKRTVHFSCTRCGRCCREPGYVFFSPSDRRRGARHLGISVRAFKQQYGGDEAGTEIRVTRRRQCPFFSEEGCAIHPAHPEQCRTFPFWPEIVESKDAWNRRSRRCPGMGRIG
- a CDS encoding ATP-dependent helicase, whose translation is MSTDTITLSPQQKRVIEHRGSHVQVIACAGSGKTESVSRRVAALVNEGVRPESIVAFTFTERAAGELKERIYQKVEEAKGAEFLGRLGPMFVGTIHSYCFRLLQTHVPKYGNYDVLDENRHVGLLSREFKRLGLSRLGRGEKHWKPIAEFAWTVDVIGNERIDADDLAGTPLGECYEAYLEMLARYRFLTFSRIISQAVGVLGEEAVYKRVHGPLRHLIVDEYQDINPAQERLIELLSAKPVELCVVGDDDQSIYQWRGSDVANILSFARRRRGSELVRLETNRRSRPAIVKAANAFAKTIEDRLPKAMKPKRPDGPNQMTTWCAETPQEEAEKIAETIERLRARGYRYQDIGVLFRSVRTSAPVLIEALRERGIPLSCSGRTGLFLIPEINLFGEILAWFVDEEWQDERFGLARPADLDNIVAGLGKHFGRKRGEIPGLRKFLEDWKKLRLRGTRPVSLVGDFYKLLNFLGAHTIDIDEPEGAARFGAFARFSELLADFEHVTRRGCYVEERGKRVFRTGLDRGKEYYRRLYSYVRHYARDAYEDFGGEDHQEIDAVDIITIHQAKGLEWPIVFLPSLTSRRFPPMRAGKKRDWLLPESVFPEETRRRYEGGDTEERRLFYVAMTRARDALYLSYFEHIKQDMKPSPYLEEVGKRNGGIRSYTKLPLPPKPEKLLEPEIPPLEISFSEIAHFEECGHRYRLASNFGFQQELATELGYGRAIHHILRNIAEKSRRKGSTPTDREIQKIMDDEFYLPFARRPEFVRMSRAARGLVGRYLASYEDDLRRIWETERPFQLRLPDGTVSGRTDVILDEEGGLPGRLAIVDYKTATDPRLDDHYRLQMAVYAEAARGEGLDVVAGYVHELKHGDRHAVDIRRETNALGLDRVAASVRAIRTGTFGPCAAPETCVRCDYRLVCAHCKALEDT